A stretch of Janibacter endophyticus DNA encodes these proteins:
- a CDS encoding thiolase family protein produces MPEAVIVSAVRSPVGRRNGALSELHPVDLGAQVLQGLVERVGVDPSVVDDVIWGCVTQAGEQAADIARTTVLAAGWPIEVPGVTIDRQCGSSQQSLHFAVAGVVAGHYDAVVAGGVESMTRAPMGSSGGDADYLGPAFLERFDGVRPHQGIGAEMIAEQWGLTREQCDRFALESHARAAAAQDAGAFDEQIVPVTLPDGTVVSQDEGVRRGGTLEALGELRTVFREDGVITAANSSQMSDGAAAVLVMSADRAAELGLTPLARVHTAVVVGSDPVMMLTGPIPATHKALERSGLALEEIDTFEVNEAFAPVALAWLQEIGADPARLNPEGGAIALGHPLGGSGARLTTTMIHRMRREGQRYGLQTMCEGGGQANATIIEAL; encoded by the coding sequence ATGCCCGAAGCCGTCATCGTCAGCGCCGTGCGCAGCCCCGTCGGTCGCCGCAACGGCGCCCTGAGCGAGCTCCACCCCGTCGACCTCGGCGCGCAGGTCCTCCAGGGTCTCGTCGAGCGGGTCGGGGTCGACCCGTCGGTCGTCGACGACGTCATCTGGGGGTGCGTCACGCAGGCCGGGGAGCAGGCCGCCGACATCGCCCGGACGACGGTCCTCGCGGCGGGCTGGCCGATCGAGGTGCCGGGCGTGACGATCGACCGGCAGTGCGGCTCCTCGCAGCAGTCGCTGCACTTCGCGGTCGCCGGTGTCGTCGCCGGGCACTACGACGCGGTCGTCGCCGGCGGCGTCGAGTCGATGACCCGGGCCCCGATGGGCTCCTCGGGCGGCGACGCCGACTACCTCGGCCCGGCCTTCCTCGAGCGCTTCGACGGCGTGCGGCCGCACCAGGGCATCGGCGCCGAGATGATCGCCGAGCAGTGGGGCCTGACCCGCGAGCAGTGCGACCGGTTCGCCCTCGAGAGCCACGCCCGCGCAGCGGCTGCGCAGGACGCCGGCGCCTTCGACGAGCAGATCGTGCCCGTCACCCTGCCCGACGGCACCGTGGTGAGCCAGGACGAAGGGGTCCGCCGCGGCGGTACCCTGGAGGCGCTCGGCGAGCTGCGCACCGTCTTCCGCGAGGACGGCGTCATCACCGCGGCGAACTCCTCGCAGATGTCCGACGGCGCCGCCGCCGTGCTCGTGATGTCCGCCGACAGGGCGGCCGAGCTCGGCCTCACCCCGCTCGCCCGGGTGCACACGGCGGTCGTCGTCGGCTCCGACCCGGTGATGATGCTCACCGGCCCGATCCCCGCGACGCACAAGGCGCTCGAGCGCTCCGGGCTCGCGCTCGAGGAGATCGACACCTTCGAGGTCAACGAGGCCTTCGCGCCCGTCGCCCTGGCCTGGCTCCAGGAGATCGGCGCCGACCCCGCGCGGCTCAACCCCGAGGGTGGGGCGATCGCGCTCGGGCACCCGCTCGGTGGCTCGGGTGCCCGGCTGACGACGACGATGATCCACCGGATGCGCCGTGAGGGTCAGCGCTACGGGCTGCAGACGATGTGCGAGGGCGGCGGTCAGGCCAACGCGACGATCATCGAGGCGCTCTAG
- a CDS encoding acyl-CoA dehydrogenase family protein, with translation MHRRLSDADDDFRQRMRTYFTEEFPADLREKQAAGERLDPEDIRRSQATLHEAGLAVPGWPTEWGGQDWTDLQKHIWNSEMQAAAVPPPLPFNTSMVGPVIAAFGSQELKERFLPKTASLDIWWCQGFSEPGSGSDLASLRTTARRDGDEYVVNGQKTWTTLGQHADWMFVLVRTDPDAPKPQAGISFLLLDMSSPGVTIRPIRTLDGDVEVNEVFFDDVRVPADQLVGEENKGWDYAKFLLGNERVGVASTGLIKRWLADLKEHARTIRKGEGTLLDDAVVAARIAELEADLAALELTVIRVSGGSTDGRPNPASSILKLQGSQLQQEVLELAIDVAGPMALSWDELDAVPDWASRTVPTYLNYRKATIYGGSSEVQRGIIASTILKLKG, from the coding sequence ATGCACCGACGCCTCTCCGATGCCGACGACGACTTCCGCCAGCGGATGCGGACCTATTTCACCGAGGAGTTCCCCGCCGACCTGCGCGAGAAGCAGGCCGCCGGTGAGCGGCTCGACCCCGAGGACATCCGTCGCTCGCAGGCGACGCTGCACGAGGCCGGGCTCGCCGTGCCGGGCTGGCCCACGGAGTGGGGCGGCCAGGACTGGACGGACCTGCAGAAGCACATCTGGAACAGCGAGATGCAGGCGGCCGCGGTCCCGCCGCCGCTGCCCTTCAACACCTCGATGGTCGGTCCGGTCATCGCGGCCTTCGGCTCGCAGGAGCTCAAGGAGCGGTTCCTGCCGAAGACCGCCTCGCTCGACATCTGGTGGTGCCAGGGCTTCTCCGAGCCGGGCTCCGGCTCCGACCTCGCGTCCCTGCGCACGACCGCCCGCCGGGACGGCGACGAGTACGTGGTCAACGGGCAGAAGACGTGGACGACGCTCGGCCAGCACGCTGACTGGATGTTCGTCCTCGTCCGTACCGACCCGGACGCGCCCAAGCCGCAGGCCGGCATCTCCTTCCTCCTCCTCGACATGTCGAGCCCGGGCGTGACGATCCGCCCGATCCGCACCCTCGACGGGGACGTCGAGGTCAACGAGGTCTTCTTCGACGACGTCCGGGTGCCCGCCGACCAGCTCGTCGGCGAGGAGAACAAGGGCTGGGACTACGCGAAGTTCCTCCTCGGCAACGAGCGGGTGGGGGTCGCGAGCACCGGTCTCATCAAGCGCTGGCTGGCCGACCTCAAGGAGCACGCCCGGACGATCCGCAAGGGCGAGGGCACCCTGCTCGACGACGCCGTCGTCGCCGCACGGATCGCCGAGCTGGAGGCCGACCTCGCCGCGCTCGAGCTGACCGTCATCCGGGTCTCCGGCGGCTCGACCGACGGACGCCCCAACCCGGCCAGCTCGATCCTCAAGCTCCAGGGCAGCCAGCTCCAGCAGGAGGTGCTCGAGCTCGCGATCGACGTGGCCGGCCCGATGGCGCTGTCCTGGGACGAGCTCGACGCCGTGCCCGACTGGGCCTCACGCACCGTGCCGACGTACCTCAACTACCGCAAGGCGACCATCTACGGCGGGTCGAGCGAGGTCCAGCGCGGCATCATCGCCTCCACCATCCTGAAGCTGAAGGGCTGA
- a CDS encoding CaiB/BaiF CoA transferase family protein translates to MTAAGPLAGVRVVELSGIGPAPYCAMLLADLGADVVRVDRMGGSTLPTPVLDRGRRSIEVDLKHPDGLDVVRRLAASADVLLEGFRPGVLERLGLDPEGLLAQNPRLVVARMTGYGQDGPLADRAGHDITYVALSGALASIGERGAPPTVPLNLVADFGGGGMLMAVGILAALHSARETGRGQVVDASMVEGAASLMAMIYGFRAVGAWSLERGSNVLDGGAPFYRTYRCADGGYVAVGAIEPQFYRLLLEGLGLTDKLSVQAQMDAGTWPATHDLLASTFATRTRAEWVETFGDTDACVQPVLDLDEAPEHPHNQARGTFVDVGGQTQPAPVPRFSATPAAVPEPAPAPGADTEAILAEIGLADRLSELQVGGAVRQAQSRPSPG, encoded by the coding sequence ATGACCGCCGCCGGTCCGCTCGCGGGGGTCCGGGTCGTCGAGCTCAGCGGGATCGGACCGGCCCCGTACTGCGCGATGCTGCTCGCGGACCTCGGCGCCGACGTCGTGCGCGTCGACCGGATGGGCGGCAGCACGCTCCCGACCCCCGTGCTCGACCGGGGCCGCCGCTCGATCGAGGTCGACCTCAAGCACCCCGACGGGCTCGACGTCGTCCGTCGGCTCGCAGCCTCCGCCGACGTCCTGCTCGAGGGCTTCCGGCCCGGTGTCCTCGAGCGGCTGGGCCTCGACCCCGAGGGGCTTCTCGCGCAGAACCCACGCCTCGTCGTCGCCCGGATGACCGGCTACGGGCAGGACGGTCCGCTCGCGGATCGTGCGGGGCACGACATCACCTACGTCGCGCTGTCCGGTGCGCTCGCCTCGATCGGTGAGCGCGGAGCCCCGCCGACCGTGCCGCTCAACCTCGTCGCGGACTTCGGCGGGGGCGGGATGCTCATGGCCGTCGGGATCCTCGCCGCGCTGCACAGCGCCCGGGAGACCGGTCGCGGGCAGGTCGTCGACGCCTCGATGGTCGAGGGGGCGGCGTCGTTGATGGCGATGATCTACGGCTTCCGGGCCGTCGGTGCCTGGAGCCTCGAGCGCGGCAGCAACGTCCTCGACGGAGGGGCGCCCTTCTACCGGACCTACCGCTGCGCCGACGGGGGCTACGTCGCGGTCGGGGCGATCGAGCCGCAGTTCTACCGCCTGCTGCTCGAAGGGCTCGGGCTCACCGACAAGCTGTCGGTGCAGGCGCAGATGGACGCAGGCACCTGGCCGGCGACCCACGATCTCCTCGCGTCGACCTTCGCCACCCGCACCCGGGCCGAGTGGGTCGAGACCTTCGGCGACACCGACGCCTGCGTCCAGCCGGTGCTCGACCTCGACGAGGCACCCGAGCACCCGCACAACCAGGCCCGGGGGACCTTCGTCGACGTCGGCGGCCAGACCCAGCCGGCACCCGTGCCGCGCTTCTCGGCGACCCCGGCGGCCGTCCCGGAGCCCGCGCCGGCCCCCGGCGCCGACACCGAGGCGATCCTCGCCGAGATCGGGTTGGCGGACCGCCTCTCGGAGCTCCAGGTCGGCGGTGCCGTCCGCCAGGCCCAGAGCCGCCCGAGCCCGGGCTAG
- a CDS encoding LCP family protein: MSGAGQHRRDHPPGSGLSERARSRRVRRFYLLLAASTLVPGLGLIPSRRRTGRVILGAFVVGLVGVVAYALAKGVTASVLRVGVSREALAWVVPALLVGAAAWVYGIVMTARDNLPREVVGRRRVAMLAVASLAVLLVAAPAAQATRYALIQRSLIADVFSAIRPDGAAAPGEGEDPWADVDHVNVLLVGSDAGPGRTGVRPDSTMVASIDTDTGRTVLFGIPRNLQNIPFGSDSPLRAIYPDGYSCGSECLFEYVWTLGTEHADLFPGDASPGLTVTKDAASQVLGLKIDYSTIIDLKGFTELVDAMGGVEIDVKERVCIGCKVEGGVVVGTTGYIEPGVQRLDGFHALWYSRSRADSRDGDFSRMRRQRCMVGALINQVNPVEMLRRYPALAAVLRDNVAVDIPQADLPAWAMLVERIQDGGAIKSLPLTNRNIDVTAPDYAAIHQMVREAVDPSLRPPAPSTSTTTTTPSPSDPSSSPTTEEPTDELSDITATC, encoded by the coding sequence ATGAGCGGCGCCGGCCAGCACCGCCGAGACCACCCACCCGGGTCGGGTCTCTCGGAGCGCGCCCGATCCCGCCGCGTCCGCCGCTTCTACCTCCTCCTCGCGGCGAGCACGCTCGTCCCCGGCCTCGGCCTCATCCCGTCACGCCGTCGGACCGGCCGGGTGATCCTCGGGGCCTTCGTCGTCGGGCTCGTCGGGGTGGTCGCCTACGCCCTGGCGAAGGGGGTGACCGCCTCGGTCCTGCGCGTCGGGGTGAGCCGGGAGGCGCTGGCCTGGGTCGTCCCCGCCCTGCTCGTCGGGGCGGCCGCCTGGGTCTACGGGATCGTCATGACCGCCCGGGACAACCTGCCGCGCGAGGTGGTCGGCCGTCGTCGGGTCGCGATGCTCGCCGTCGCCTCGCTCGCCGTCCTCCTCGTCGCGGCCCCGGCCGCCCAGGCGACCCGGTACGCGCTCATCCAGCGCTCGCTCATCGCCGACGTCTTCTCCGCGATCCGGCCCGACGGTGCTGCCGCGCCCGGCGAGGGTGAGGACCCCTGGGCCGACGTCGACCACGTCAACGTCCTCCTCGTCGGCTCCGACGCCGGCCCCGGCCGCACCGGCGTGCGCCCCGACTCGACGATGGTCGCGAGCATCGACACCGACACCGGCCGGACGGTGCTCTTCGGGATCCCGCGCAACCTGCAGAACATCCCCTTCGGGTCCGACAGCCCCCTGCGCGCCATCTACCCCGACGGCTACAGCTGCGGCTCGGAGTGCCTCTTCGAGTACGTGTGGACCCTCGGGACCGAGCACGCCGACCTCTTCCCGGGTGACGCCAGTCCCGGCCTGACCGTGACCAAGGACGCGGCCAGCCAGGTCCTCGGGCTGAAGATCGACTACTCGACGATCATCGACCTCAAGGGATTCACCGAGCTCGTCGATGCGATGGGCGGCGTCGAGATCGACGTCAAGGAGCGCGTCTGCATCGGCTGCAAGGTCGAGGGCGGCGTCGTCGTCGGCACGACCGGCTACATCGAGCCCGGGGTGCAGCGGCTCGACGGGTTCCACGCGCTCTGGTACTCGCGCTCGCGCGCCGACAGCCGCGACGGCGACTTCTCCCGCATGCGCCGTCAGCGGTGCATGGTCGGGGCCCTGATCAACCAGGTGAACCCCGTCGAGATGCTGCGGCGCTACCCCGCGCTGGCCGCCGTCCTCCGCGACAACGTCGCCGTCGACATCCCCCAGGCGGACCTGCCCGCCTGGGCGATGCTCGTCGAGCGCATCCAGGACGGCGGCGCGATCAAGTCGCTCCCGCTGACCAACCGCAACATCGACGTCACCGCGCCCGACTACGCGGCGATCCACCAGATGGTCCGCGAGGCGGTCGACCCCAGCCTCAGACCGCCGGCGCCGAGCACGTCGACGACCACGACCACCCCTTCGCCGTCCGACCCGTCGTCCTCACCGACGACCGAGGAGCCGACCGACGAGCTGAGCGACATCACCGCCACCTGCTGA
- a CDS encoding acyl-CoA dehydrogenase family protein — MEATEFDAILDAVRTFVEREVVPAEDEIEETDAIPARIRTAAAAMGLFGYALPEEYGGLGLTMSEEVRLAMVIGRTTPAFRSMFGTNNGIAGQVLVNFGTDAQKARYLPGLAAGELVASFALTEPDAGSDPSGLRTRAVKDGDGYVINGQKRFITNAPEADLFMVFARTGDATEGAKGISVFVVDATLPGVTVGPSDAKMGQRGAHTAEVSLEDVRVAADALVGGVEGDGFVAAMRSLAKGRLHIAGLSVGLAERLVEESLTHAVNQTQGGTRIADFQLVQAMLADSKTETSAGRALVLEAARAYDDGSDTRTGPSCAKLFCTEMVDRVADRAVQIHGGLGYMQDVKVSRFYRDARLFRLYEGTSEIQKTIIAKQMVRGATR, encoded by the coding sequence ATGGAAGCCACCGAGTTCGACGCGATCCTCGACGCGGTCCGGACGTTCGTGGAGCGCGAGGTCGTGCCTGCCGAGGACGAGATCGAGGAGACCGATGCGATCCCCGCGCGTATCCGCACCGCTGCCGCGGCGATGGGCCTCTTCGGGTACGCGCTCCCGGAGGAGTACGGCGGCCTGGGTCTGACGATGTCCGAGGAGGTGCGGCTGGCGATGGTCATCGGCCGGACCACCCCGGCCTTCCGCTCGATGTTCGGGACCAACAACGGCATCGCCGGGCAGGTGCTCGTGAACTTCGGCACCGACGCGCAGAAGGCGAGGTACCTGCCCGGGCTGGCGGCCGGAGAGCTCGTCGCCTCCTTCGCGCTCACCGAGCCGGACGCCGGCTCCGACCCCTCCGGCCTGCGGACACGGGCGGTCAAGGACGGCGACGGCTACGTCATCAACGGCCAGAAGCGCTTCATCACCAACGCGCCGGAGGCGGACCTCTTCATGGTGTTCGCCCGCACCGGGGACGCCACGGAGGGCGCGAAGGGGATCTCGGTCTTCGTCGTCGACGCCACGCTGCCCGGCGTGACGGTGGGGCCGTCCGACGCGAAGATGGGGCAGCGCGGGGCGCACACCGCGGAGGTCTCCCTCGAGGACGTCCGGGTCGCCGCGGACGCCCTCGTCGGTGGGGTCGAGGGAGACGGCTTCGTCGCGGCCATGCGTTCGCTGGCCAAGGGGCGACTGCACATCGCGGGTCTCAGCGTGGGCCTGGCCGAGCGGCTCGTCGAGGAGTCGCTCACCCATGCGGTCAACCAGACCCAGGGCGGCACCCGGATCGCCGACTTCCAGCTCGTCCAGGCGATGCTCGCCGACAGCAAGACCGAGACCTCCGCCGGGCGGGCCCTCGTGCTCGAGGCGGCCCGCGCCTACGACGACGGCAGCGACACCCGCACCGGACCCTCGTGCGCCAAGCTCTTCTGCACCGAGATGGTCGACCGCGTCGCCGACCGCGCGGTGCAGATCCACGGCGGCCTCGGCTACATGCAGGACGTCAAGGTCTCGCGCTTCTACCGCGACGCCCGGCTCTTCCGCCTCTACGAGGGGACGAGCGAGATCCAGAAGACGATCATCGCCAAGCAGATGGTGCGTGGCGCGACCCGCTGA
- a CDS encoding M28 family peptidase, whose product MKTRRTFAVTASTAALTLATATIASGPAVAQNINTPDKMTKGITADAVMDHLEAFQAIADANGGTRAAGTPGYEVSAKYVEKTLKKAGYTTERQYFPFFYEMVHETSLTEVSPDAGPVENTPMSYSQPTPEGGVTGELAAPATATGCDAGAYAGANLDGMIALVSRGTCTFGQKAAAAHAAGAEAVIVYNNAAGPLNGTLGGVMQDSAPATGVTQAVGQELLGKMANGPVTMTFILDKTMEERETFNVIAETRAGRDDNVVMVGAHLDGAPEGAGINDNASGSAGILETAVQLGKAKKLNNKVRFAWWGAEELGLIGSDYYVQDLVDNNKAELENIATYLNFDMIASPNHIIGVYDADESTYEAPVAVPKGSAETEDVFTDYFDGINQPWVDTEFSGRSDYSAFIANGVPASGLFTGADGTKTAEEVEMFGGTEGVTYDPNYHTAKDDIHNINVEALDIMSDAIGYATMSLALDTSAVNGKRSAGKSGKPHPQEDRVKGDKAAA is encoded by the coding sequence ATGAAGACCCGAAGGACGTTCGCCGTCACCGCCAGCACCGCCGCCCTGACCCTGGCCACCGCCACGATCGCCAGCGGACCGGCCGTCGCGCAGAACATCAACACCCCCGACAAGATGACCAAGGGCATCACGGCCGACGCCGTCATGGACCACCTCGAGGCCTTCCAGGCCATCGCTGACGCCAACGGGGGCACCCGCGCCGCCGGCACGCCCGGCTACGAGGTGAGCGCCAAGTACGTCGAGAAGACGCTCAAGAAGGCCGGCTACACGACCGAGCGCCAGTACTTCCCGTTCTTCTACGAGATGGTCCACGAGACGAGCCTCACCGAGGTCTCGCCCGACGCCGGCCCGGTCGAGAACACCCCGATGTCGTACAGCCAGCCCACGCCCGAGGGTGGCGTGACCGGCGAGCTCGCCGCCCCCGCGACCGCGACCGGCTGCGACGCCGGCGCGTACGCGGGAGCCAACCTCGACGGCATGATCGCCCTCGTCAGCCGGGGAACGTGCACCTTCGGCCAGAAGGCTGCTGCCGCGCACGCCGCCGGCGCCGAGGCCGTCATCGTCTACAACAACGCCGCCGGTCCGCTCAACGGCACCCTCGGTGGGGTCATGCAGGACAGCGCGCCCGCCACCGGCGTGACGCAGGCCGTCGGCCAGGAGCTGCTCGGCAAGATGGCCAACGGCCCGGTGACGATGACCTTCATCCTCGACAAGACGATGGAGGAGCGCGAGACCTTCAACGTCATCGCGGAGACCAGGGCCGGCCGCGACGACAACGTCGTCATGGTCGGGGCCCACCTCGACGGCGCCCCTGAGGGCGCGGGCATCAACGACAACGCCTCCGGCTCGGCGGGCATCCTCGAGACCGCGGTCCAGCTCGGCAAGGCCAAGAAGCTCAACAACAAGGTCCGCTTCGCCTGGTGGGGCGCCGAGGAGCTCGGTCTCATCGGGTCGGACTACTACGTCCAGGACCTCGTGGACAACAACAAGGCCGAGCTCGAGAACATCGCGACCTACCTCAACTTCGACATGATCGCGTCGCCGAACCACATCATCGGCGTGTACGACGCGGACGAGTCGACCTACGAGGCCCCGGTCGCAGTCCCCAAGGGCTCGGCGGAGACCGAGGACGTCTTCACGGACTACTTCGACGGTATCAACCAGCCGTGGGTGGACACCGAGTTCTCCGGTCGCTCGGACTACTCGGCCTTCATCGCCAACGGCGTGCCGGCCTCGGGCCTCTTCACCGGCGCTGACGGCACGAAGACGGCCGAGGAGGTCGAGATGTTCGGCGGGACCGAGGGCGTCACGTACGACCCGAACTACCACACCGCCAAGGACGACATCCACAACATCAACGTCGAGGCGCTCGACATCATGAGCGACGCCATCGGCTACGCGACGATGTCGCTGGCCCTCGACACCAGCGCGGTCAACGGCAAGCGCAGCGCCGGCAAGTCCGGCAAGCCGCACCCGCAGGAGGACCGCGTGAAGGGTGACAAGGCAGCCGCCTGA
- a CDS encoding ribonuclease E inhibitor RraB, producing MTEHLIVLPDRDDAERIADELRDEGFTTVRVVREALAGEDDSEAHEWAIYVREEMVDDPTGATGKGLGERFAALADEHDGWYDEPKGSAGPPA from the coding sequence ATGACCGAGCACCTCATCGTCCTGCCGGACCGCGACGACGCCGAGCGCATCGCCGACGAGCTGCGTGACGAGGGCTTCACCACGGTGCGGGTCGTCCGTGAGGCGCTCGCCGGCGAGGACGACTCCGAGGCGCACGAGTGGGCGATCTACGTCCGCGAGGAGATGGTCGACGACCCGACGGGCGCGACCGGCAAGGGTCTCGGAGAGCGGTTCGCCGCGCTCGCCGACGAGCACGACGGCTGGTACGACGAGCCGAAGGGGTCTGCAGGGCCGCCGGCATGA
- the gdhA gene encoding NADP-specific glutamate dehydrogenase: MTAPLHPDLEPVFDEVLRRNAGEDEFHQAVREVLESLAPVVDKRPEYAQASIIQRICEPERQIIFRVPWVDDEGRVQINRGFRVEFNSALGPYKGGLRFHPSVYLGIVKFLGFEQIFKNALTGMPIGGGKGGSDFDPKGRSNGEIMRFCQSFMTELYRHIGEYRDVPAGDIGVGGREIGYLFGQYKRITNQYEAGVLTGKGLTWGGSQARTEATGYGTVFFADEMLKAKGESFDGKRVVVSGSGNVAVYAIEKVHQLGGIVVAASDSSGYVVDEAGIDLALLKDVKEVRRGRISDYAAERSGATLVSDGSIWDVQCDIALPCATENELLEADATALAKGGVRLVAEGANMPCTPAAVRILREAGVAYAPGKAANAGGVATSALEMQQNASRDSWSFEHTEERLAEVMKGIHDNVLETAEEFGSPGDYTAGANIAGFIRVADAMLAMGVI, translated from the coding sequence ATGACCGCTCCTCTTCACCCCGACCTCGAGCCTGTCTTCGACGAGGTCCTGCGCCGCAACGCCGGCGAGGACGAGTTCCACCAGGCGGTGCGCGAGGTCCTCGAGTCGCTGGCCCCTGTCGTCGACAAGCGGCCCGAGTACGCGCAGGCCTCGATCATCCAGCGGATCTGCGAGCCCGAGCGTCAGATCATCTTCCGCGTGCCGTGGGTCGACGACGAGGGACGCGTCCAAATCAACCGCGGCTTCCGCGTCGAGTTCAACTCCGCGCTCGGCCCGTACAAGGGTGGTCTGCGCTTCCACCCGAGCGTCTACCTCGGCATCGTGAAGTTCCTCGGCTTCGAGCAGATCTTCAAGAACGCGCTCACCGGCATGCCGATCGGCGGCGGCAAGGGCGGGTCGGACTTCGACCCGAAGGGCCGCAGCAACGGCGAGATCATGCGCTTCTGCCAGTCCTTCATGACCGAGCTCTACCGCCACATCGGTGAGTACCGTGACGTCCCCGCGGGCGACATCGGCGTCGGCGGCCGCGAGATCGGCTACCTCTTCGGGCAGTACAAGCGGATCACCAACCAGTACGAGGCCGGTGTTCTTACGGGCAAGGGCCTCACCTGGGGCGGCTCGCAGGCCCGCACCGAGGCGACCGGCTACGGCACCGTCTTCTTCGCCGACGAGATGCTCAAGGCGAAGGGGGAGTCCTTCGACGGCAAGCGGGTCGTCGTCTCGGGCTCGGGCAACGTCGCCGTCTACGCGATCGAGAAGGTCCACCAGCTTGGCGGCATCGTCGTCGCGGCGAGCGACTCCTCCGGCTACGTCGTCGACGAGGCCGGTATCGACCTTGCCCTGCTCAAGGACGTCAAGGAGGTCCGCCGCGGCCGGATCAGCGACTACGCGGCCGAGCGCAGCGGCGCCACCCTCGTCTCGGACGGCTCGATCTGGGACGTCCAGTGCGACATCGCCCTGCCGTGCGCGACGGAGAACGAGCTCCTCGAGGCGGACGCCACGGCCCTGGCGAAGGGGGGAGTCCGGCTCGTCGCGGAGGGTGCCAACATGCCGTGCACCCCGGCTGCCGTGCGGATCCTCCGGGAGGCCGGCGTCGCGTACGCCCCCGGCAAGGCCGCCAACGCCGGCGGCGTCGCGACGAGCGCCCTGGAGATGCAGCAGAACGCCTCGCGCGACTCGTGGAGCTTCGAGCACACGGAGGAGCGGCTCGCCGAGGTGATGAAGGGGATCCACGACAACGTCCTCGAGACCGCCGAGGAGTTCGGCTCCCCGGGCGACTACACCGCGGGCGCCAACATCGCCGGATTCATCCGGGTCGCCGACGCCATGCTCGCCATGGGCGTCATCTGA
- a CDS encoding acyl-CoA dehydrogenase family protein: MDFTITDDSKALAEAVRAVAGRHGDPAAEAGRAAAPPSLDSGLWQALAEVGLAGLPWAEEDGGLGATWADLAAAVTELGRARLQTPIAEVCVATAVVARLASDEVRGEIIGGVTEGAVIPVPSIAEPLRAWGEPAETTATQAGDSWTLTGTKAPVRYASGATHLVVTASVDGQTGLFLVDASTVESDEVVLEGTAATLLGTGADADVALTEAVALGGVVLGAEALGAMEDALRMTAEYLGTREQFGRKLAAFQTLTHRAADMYAQLELGRSAALYAAMLADDSEHGLELDGLLRCRVAVNKAARVISQEAIQMHGGIGVTAEYPVGHLSGRLTEISRTFGSTSDHLAALASRVGDHGSVDLLG; this comes from the coding sequence ATGGACTTCACCATCACCGACGACTCGAAGGCCCTCGCCGAGGCGGTCCGTGCCGTCGCCGGCCGCCACGGCGACCCCGCCGCCGAGGCAGGGCGGGCCGCGGCTCCCCCTTCGCTCGACAGCGGGCTGTGGCAGGCCCTCGCCGAGGTCGGCCTCGCCGGCCTGCCGTGGGCCGAGGAGGACGGCGGCCTCGGGGCCACCTGGGCCGACCTCGCGGCCGCGGTCACCGAGCTCGGTCGCGCGCGGCTGCAGACCCCGATCGCCGAGGTGTGCGTCGCGACGGCGGTCGTCGCCCGGCTCGCCTCCGACGAGGTCCGCGGCGAGATCATCGGCGGCGTCACCGAGGGCGCCGTCATCCCCGTCCCCTCGATCGCCGAGCCGCTGCGCGCATGGGGTGAGCCGGCCGAGACGACGGCGACGCAGGCAGGCGACAGCTGGACCCTCACCGGCACCAAGGCCCCCGTGCGCTACGCCTCCGGCGCGACCCACCTCGTCGTCACGGCGAGCGTCGACGGTCAGACCGGCCTCTTCCTCGTCGACGCGTCGACGGTCGAGAGCGACGAGGTCGTGCTCGAGGGGACCGCGGCCACCTTGCTCGGCACCGGCGCGGACGCGGACGTCGCCCTGACCGAGGCCGTCGCGCTCGGCGGCGTCGTCCTCGGCGCCGAGGCGCTCGGTGCGATGGAGGACGCGCTGCGGATGACCGCCGAGTACCTCGGCACGCGGGAGCAGTTCGGTCGCAAGCTCGCCGCCTTCCAGACGCTGACGCACCGGGCGGCCGACATGTACGCCCAGCTCGAGCTGGGCCGCAGCGCCGCGCTCTACGCGGCGATGCTCGCGGACGACTCGGAGCACGGCCTCGAGCTCGACGGCCTGCTGCGCTGCCGGGTGGCCGTCAACAAGGCGGCGCGGGTCATCAGCCAGGAGGCCATCCAGATGCACGGCGGCATCGGGGTGACGGCCGAGTACCCGGTCGGTCACCTGTCGGGGCGGCTCACCGAGATCAGCCGGACCTTCGGCTCGACGTCTGACCATCTCGCGGCGCTCGCGTCCCGGGTCGGCGACCACGGGAGCGTGGACCTGCTCGGCTGA